The proteins below are encoded in one region of Syntrophotalea carbinolica DSM 2380:
- a CDS encoding cbb3-type cytochrome c oxidase subunit I encodes MSSKLARYFIITALCFLLLSCLEGVMFPTKFQLQSLYKALLHVPPGKLKAFFGYFVTKIHTHVSLIGWVSSALMGILYHLAPQISGRERYLRWVGYGNWGCHVLGLLLLTAGFHLIGVFGLASGFDAGSPEFRAVAAPYRALVAAGGVLVTVSALLFSGNIMRTLLARD; translated from the coding sequence ATGTCGTCCAAACTGGCCAGATACTTCATCATTACCGCCCTGTGTTTCCTGCTGCTCAGCTGTCTCGAAGGGGTGATGTTTCCCACCAAGTTTCAGCTCCAGTCCCTGTATAAGGCCCTGCTGCATGTTCCCCCCGGCAAGCTCAAAGCCTTTTTCGGCTATTTCGTGACCAAGATCCACACCCATGTGAGCCTGATCGGCTGGGTCAGTTCGGCGCTCATGGGCATCCTGTACCATCTCGCCCCGCAGATCAGCGGACGGGAACGCTATCTGCGCTGGGTCGGTTACGGTAACTGGGGCTGTCATGTCCTCGGCCTGTTGCTGCTCACGGCCGGCTTCCACCTTATCGGGGTGTTCGGCCTGGCTTCCGGTTTCGATGCCGGGTCGCCCGAATTCCGCGCGGTGGCGGCCCCCTACAGGGCCCTGGTGGCGGCGGGCGGGGTACTGGTCACCGTATCGGCCCTGCTGTTCAGCGGCAACATAATGCGCACCCTGCTGGCAAGAGACTGA
- a CDS encoding SAM-dependent methyltransferase: protein MKLIIGQIGQPLVQGTLGLLLLMTLCVIPGRAIADSTGHFYLVSVGCGDADNITLKAMRTIQSADIVYCSKKNRENYPELIKDKTVYPRPGIHIHRYLQSLKGNFGFGKSKGEDLAAKAKPELENFVRTVTTAVRAGKNVCLLDGGDPCIFGPYIWTVEVLQDLDPVIIPGVSCLNAANAALHRGLTFGVAAHSAILTNAADTKPGYGGSDTIARMAATRASMVVFTMFSDMEKLVAELGRFYPPDTPVAIVARAGYAKDEQVIRGTLESILQVMKQKQNIPFEHLVYIGDFLK, encoded by the coding sequence ATGAAGTTAATCATCGGACAGATTGGCCAACCGTTAGTTCAAGGTACGTTGGGTCTGCTCCTGCTTATGACGCTATGCGTGATTCCCGGTCGAGCCATAGCGGATAGTACGGGACATTTCTATCTGGTCAGCGTCGGCTGCGGGGATGCGGACAACATCACCCTTAAAGCGATGCGAACCATCCAATCGGCGGACATCGTCTACTGTTCCAAAAAAAACCGGGAAAACTATCCTGAACTGATAAAGGACAAAACCGTGTATCCGCGACCGGGCATCCACATCCACCGATATCTCCAATCCCTCAAGGGCAATTTCGGCTTCGGCAAAAGCAAGGGAGAAGACCTTGCCGCCAAGGCCAAACCGGAGCTGGAGAACTTTGTCCGGACGGTCACCACGGCGGTCCGTGCCGGCAAGAACGTCTGCCTGCTGGACGGCGGCGATCCCTGCATCTTCGGCCCCTACATCTGGACCGTGGAGGTACTGCAGGACCTCGATCCCGTCATCATACCGGGCGTCAGCTGCCTGAACGCGGCCAATGCCGCCCTGCATAGAGGTCTCACCTTCGGCGTCGCGGCCCACTCGGCCATTCTGACCAATGCCGCCGATACCAAACCCGGCTATGGCGGCTCGGACACGATCGCGCGCATGGCCGCCACACGGGCCTCCATGGTGGTGTTCACCATGTTTTCGGACATGGAAAAACTGGTGGCGGAACTCGGCCGGTTCTATCCCCCGGACACGCCGGTGGCCATCGTGGCCAGGGCCGGTTACGCCAAGGATGAGCAGGTCATCCGGGGCACACTGGAAAGCATTCTCCAAGTCATGAAACAGAAGCAGAACATACCTTTCGAACACCTTGTCTACATCGGCGATTTTTTGAAATAA
- a CDS encoding TonB-dependent receptor plug domain-containing protein has translation MKNVFIAMSVLCIMMCANRTLADQVNDDQEVFETEKMVVTATMTEKIMKDAPGAIEVISAQEILEMNAQTVSEAIEEATGLLVTTETGRQKRPSIRGTGDKHTLVLIDGRRVVAGFKDLLSINQLPVDLIDHIEVVRGPASALYGSDAIGGVVNIITRRPTRRLALGATAQYGQNGYHEGEKTRGRAYVGKATERFGVFLAGGYQKQNAFDRDGVTPDDSDTIKLKSVGGRFTFSLAEGHELLAGFEAMDRELSGLRDLMNMDRLRTVEEERLNGFLQYDAKITSLSRLMLRFNHSEQENEVDTDPAIPEVSGAIGNESDAKRWLDQIEGRYSGLFYDRHLITVGTEYRVEGRKDDAGLDDDIHNLSFYGQDEYRVFDPLYLVVGCRWDEHSEFGSEWTPRVSATYHILDNLRLKASYGRGFRAPGFMELYVPTYMKQGKQICEPNADLDAETSDSYEVGIEGEYGRFQGRFMWFYTEIDDLIDAVWYMSTGSGKKKKDYYQYQNIAEATMEGVEFEGRLKLPYGFALTGNITYLDTEDKDTGKDLEGRPDYKGTLKLSYRQPLSGWAANIRFNYIGERYYSGGDEDDVFLVNTYLAKNITRQWKVFAGVDNIFNTGTTREPMFWYSGVSYDY, from the coding sequence ATGAAGAATGTTTTTATTGCGATGAGTGTGCTTTGCATCATGATGTGCGCCAACCGAACCTTGGCCGACCAGGTCAATGACGACCAGGAGGTCTTTGAAACCGAAAAAATGGTGGTCACCGCTACCATGACGGAAAAGATCATGAAAGATGCACCGGGAGCCATCGAGGTCATCAGCGCACAGGAAATCCTTGAAATGAATGCGCAAACCGTGTCCGAGGCGATCGAGGAAGCTACCGGCCTGCTGGTAACGACGGAGACGGGACGACAGAAAAGACCGAGTATCCGCGGCACGGGCGACAAACACACCCTGGTGCTGATCGACGGACGCCGGGTCGTGGCCGGCTTCAAGGATCTGCTCAGCATCAATCAACTCCCCGTGGATCTGATCGATCACATCGAAGTGGTACGCGGCCCCGCATCGGCTTTGTACGGCAGCGACGCCATCGGCGGGGTGGTCAACATCATCACCCGACGGCCCACCAGACGATTGGCCCTGGGCGCCACCGCGCAATACGGGCAGAACGGTTATCACGAAGGGGAAAAAACCAGGGGCCGGGCTTATGTCGGCAAGGCCACGGAACGTTTCGGCGTCTTTCTGGCCGGCGGCTACCAGAAACAAAACGCCTTTGACCGCGACGGCGTCACGCCCGACGACAGCGACACGATCAAGCTCAAATCGGTCGGCGGACGCTTCACCTTCAGCCTCGCTGAAGGGCACGAGCTGCTGGCGGGTTTCGAAGCCATGGACCGGGAACTGTCCGGCCTCAGGGATCTTATGAATATGGACCGGTTGCGAACCGTCGAGGAGGAGCGCTTAAACGGCTTTCTTCAGTACGACGCCAAAATCACGTCCCTCTCCAGACTGATGCTGCGGTTCAATCATTCCGAACAGGAAAACGAAGTCGATACGGATCCAGCCATCCCGGAGGTAAGCGGCGCCATCGGCAACGAATCGGATGCGAAACGCTGGCTGGACCAGATCGAGGGACGATACAGCGGCCTGTTCTACGATCGTCACCTGATTACCGTGGGCACCGAATACCGGGTCGAGGGACGCAAGGATGATGCCGGTCTGGACGACGATATCCATAACCTCAGCTTCTACGGTCAGGACGAATACCGGGTTTTCGATCCCCTCTACCTGGTGGTCGGCTGCCGCTGGGACGAGCATTCCGAGTTCGGCTCCGAATGGACGCCCCGAGTCTCCGCCACCTACCACATCCTGGACAACCTCAGACTCAAAGCATCCTACGGCAGGGGCTTCCGCGCCCCCGGGTTTATGGAGTTGTACGTCCCCACCTACATGAAACAGGGCAAGCAGATCTGCGAACCCAACGCTGATCTCGACGCCGAGACCTCCGACAGCTACGAAGTCGGCATCGAAGGCGAGTACGGACGCTTTCAGGGCCGCTTCATGTGGTTCTATACGGAAATCGACGATCTTATCGATGCGGTCTGGTACATGTCCACCGGCTCGGGCAAGAAAAAAAAGGACTATTACCAGTACCAGAACATCGCCGAAGCGACCATGGAAGGGGTCGAATTCGAGGGACGTCTGAAACTGCCTTACGGCTTCGCCCTGACGGGCAACATAACCTACCTGGATACGGAAGACAAAGATACGGGCAAGGATCTGGAGGGTCGCCCCGACTATAAGGGAACCCTGAAACTGAGCTACCGCCAGCCGCTTTCGGGATGGGCTGCGAATATCCGCTTCAACTATATCGGCGAGCGCTACTACTCCGGCGGAGACGAGGATGACGTCTTCCTGGTGAACACCTACCTGGCAAAAAACATCACCCGGCAATGGAAAGTCTTCGCCGGCGTGGACAATATCTTCAATACCGGCACAACCCGGGAACCGATGTTCTGGTACAGCGGGGTTTCCTACGATTACTGA
- a CDS encoding DUF3450 family protein, which yields MASKILCLSLLLLTTSAGATQATPSFDQVAGEIQARERTAHRDRQLTLRDIQQERARLTRTLRQLQSELASADKKLATEKALLDKLSRQRNTLKQDIGSRLASKEELDTVLLDFVGNFLARVEESPYSAQQPESLAKLRAFSANGHVFGMADVKTLFDLYFTDMRAGAEKIRYTGNMLDRGGNDIEADIIRLGHLAALHRSDTGTGYLLLSPASGRLVAGAEPPGGVKSNLDDYFDGETDRVFTDITGGAAIRQLARRDTVMNQLRSGGALVIPILLVGLVALALTVERLLFLARVRHNTDELMTRVTALVSQGDWETALRATAPHRDQPTGRVLIAGLQHRGENREIIESSLSEAILRETPRLERFLSALKVAAAVAPLLGLLGTVTGMINTFQVITTHGTSDPRLMAGGISEAMVTTQVGLAVAIPVMMIASFLGSRAHKLSQDMEEKGLALMGALLKWKNNDKQAAA from the coding sequence ATGGCAAGTAAAATTCTGTGTCTGTCGTTACTGCTGTTAACAACCTCGGCCGGCGCAACGCAAGCGACGCCATCCTTCGATCAGGTCGCCGGTGAAATCCAGGCCCGGGAGCGAACCGCGCACCGTGATCGCCAGCTCACCCTGCGGGATATTCAACAGGAGCGCGCCCGGCTCACACGCACTCTGCGACAGTTGCAATCCGAACTTGCCTCCGCAGACAAAAAACTGGCCACCGAGAAGGCATTGTTGGACAAGCTTTCCCGCCAGCGCAACACCCTCAAGCAAGATATCGGCAGCCGTCTGGCGAGCAAGGAGGAGTTGGATACGGTGTTGCTCGACTTTGTCGGCAACTTCCTGGCCAGGGTCGAGGAAAGCCCTTACAGCGCCCAGCAGCCGGAAAGTCTGGCGAAACTGCGTGCCTTCAGCGCCAACGGCCATGTATTCGGCATGGCGGATGTAAAAACGCTTTTCGACCTTTACTTCACCGATATGCGAGCCGGAGCCGAAAAGATCCGTTACACCGGCAACATGCTGGATCGCGGCGGCAACGATATCGAAGCCGACATCATCCGCCTCGGGCACCTGGCCGCCCTGCACCGCTCAGACACCGGCACCGGCTATCTGCTGCTGAGCCCCGCTTCCGGACGGCTGGTGGCCGGCGCCGAACCGCCCGGCGGCGTGAAAAGCAATCTGGACGACTACTTCGACGGCGAGACCGACCGGGTCTTCACCGACATAACGGGCGGCGCCGCCATTCGCCAGCTCGCCCGCCGGGACACCGTGATGAATCAACTGCGCAGCGGCGGGGCGCTGGTGATACCGATTCTTCTGGTGGGACTGGTGGCTTTGGCGCTGACCGTCGAGCGACTGCTGTTTCTGGCCCGGGTACGGCATAATACGGATGAGCTGATGACCCGCGTCACCGCACTGGTATCCCAAGGCGACTGGGAGACGGCCCTCAGGGCCACCGCTCCGCACCGCGACCAACCTACCGGTCGGGTTCTGATCGCCGGGCTGCAACATCGCGGCGAAAACCGGGAGATCATCGAAAGCTCCCTGTCCGAAGCGATCCTCAGGGAGACCCCTCGTCTGGAGCGTTTCCTGAGCGCCCTCAAGGTGGCGGCGGCCGTGGCGCCGCTGCTGGGTCTGCTCGGCACGGTCACCGGCATGATCAACACTTTTCAGGTCATCACCACCCATGGCACGAGCGATCCGCGCCTCATGGCCGGCGGCATTTCCGAAGCCATGGTCACCACCCAGGTGGGTCTGGCCGTCGCCATTCCCGTCATGATGATCGCTTCTTTTCTGGGTAGCCGGGCACACAAGCTGTCCCAGGACATGGAAGAAAAAGGCCTGGCCCTCATGGGTGCCCTTCTCAAATGGAAAAACAACGACAAACAGGCAGCGGCATAA
- a CDS encoding DUF3450 domain-containing protein, which translates to MDMRQRANPVPTLVPWIMLALVGLIPWTAAAETATQVKHTAERAVAVDAATQQAVEAWEAEKQTLLANIDRAHTRLQNIDWQRRKATDYSATLNRKIEALKLRAAEMEKINVELLPLLDQMLDRLQTFVAADLPWQQAERRRKLAHTRQLLNDYDTGLLPKTRAVLETLAREADLGHTVAVREAEIAVDGQPRQVRLLQVGRLGLYALTMDGRQAYAWDGELRSFWALDEGGRDIGQAMQMAEGTRILALSRLPVGQPGAKTTAGGSRVNGK; encoded by the coding sequence ATGGACATGCGACAACGTGCGAACCCTGTCCCGACCCTGGTTCCCTGGATCATGCTGGCACTGGTCGGGCTGATACCCTGGACGGCGGCGGCGGAAACAGCCACGCAGGTAAAGCACACCGCAGAGCGAGCCGTGGCTGTCGATGCCGCCACCCAGCAAGCCGTGGAAGCATGGGAGGCGGAAAAACAGACGTTGCTGGCAAACATCGACCGGGCACACACACGCCTGCAGAACATCGACTGGCAGCGGCGCAAGGCCACGGACTACAGCGCCACCCTGAACCGAAAAATCGAAGCGTTAAAACTGCGTGCGGCCGAAATGGAAAAAATCAACGTGGAACTGCTGCCGCTGCTGGACCAGATGCTGGACCGGCTGCAAACCTTCGTAGCCGCCGACTTGCCCTGGCAGCAGGCCGAGCGCCGCCGGAAGCTGGCCCATACCCGGCAATTGCTGAACGATTACGACACGGGCCTGCTGCCGAAAACCCGCGCCGTACTGGAGACGCTGGCGCGGGAAGCGGATCTGGGCCACACCGTAGCGGTTCGTGAAGCGGAAATCGCCGTTGACGGCCAGCCCCGCCAGGTCCGGCTGTTGCAGGTCGGACGCCTCGGCCTGTATGCCCTGACCATGGATGGTCGGCAAGCCTACGCCTGGGACGGCGAGCTACGGAGTTTCTGGGCCCTGGACGAAGGCGGCAGGGATATCGGACAGGCCATGCAAATGGCCGAAGGCACTCGCATCCTGGCCCTGAGCCGCCTGCCCGTGGGCCAACCCGGGGCAAAAACTACCGCAGGAGGATCCCGTGTCAATGGCAAGTAA